CAGGGACGCTACCCCGGCGATGTGCGCCTGCGCCTGCGCTACAAGAACACGGTGGGGGACTGGTTCGACTGGACCTGGATCGACCCGGACACCCTGCGCACCCTCGCCGCCGAGGCCCGGCTCACCGTTACCCGCACCCAGACCTTCGGTCCTGCCTGGTACGCCGCAGAGCTCACCCGGGAGGCGTGGTGAATCGGCGGACCGTGCTGCGGGTGGTCACCGGAGCCGCGGGGCAGATCGGCGGCTCCCTGACCACGCACCTGCGCGCCCGCGGTCCGGTGCTGGCGGTGGACCGCCGTCCAGCTCCCGGCGTCGTCGAGGTGGACGTGGCCTCGGAGGAGTTCGCCATGCTGCTCCGTGAACGCCTCACCCCGATGACCGGCCGGGTGGAGCTGTTCCACACCGCCGCCCACCTGGGCCCGCGCATCCCCATCGCCCACACCTCACCAGCGGCGTTCTCTGCTCTGGTCCACGACAACCTCACCGCCGCGTACGTCGCTTTACGTGCCCTGGTGATGGTGCTGGAGGAGCGAGACCTGAAGGCCTCTGCGGTGGTCCTGTCCTCCGTCGGTGCGACCCGGGCCCACCGCTACCAACCGGCTTACGACGCCGCCAAGGCCGGAGTGGAGTCGCTCGTCCGCTCCTTCACTCTCGAACACGGTGCGCGGCTCTGTCCTCGTGCCGTCGCCGTCGGTCCCTTGGCCGAATCGGCGAGCACCGCAGCCGACGGAGAACGAGCCGACGACCTCATCGCCCTGGTTCCCCGCGGCACCTACATGCACCTCGCCGAACTGGTGGAAGCGCTGGATGCCTTCGCCTCCCCAGCCTTCGACGGCGCCTGCGGGCACACACTCACCCTCGACGGCGGCCTGAGCAGTCAACTGCGCCCCGCCGCCATCGAACGCCCACCCGACCGGTCTGCCAAAACTCCTGCACCATCGGCTGCTAACTCGGAATAGTGAACACCATGAGCAACTGGGACATGACCCTGCGCGCCCTTCCCGGCATCCCCCGCATCACCGTGGGAGACGACCTCGGGCAGATCATCGTCGACGCCGTCAACGCCGATGGACACCGTCTCCACGAGGGCGACGTCATCGTCGTCGCCCAGAAGATCGTTTCCAAGGTCGAGGACCGGGTCGTGCGGCTGAACACCGTCACCCCGACCCCCCGCGCCGAACGCCTGGCGGAGCTGACCGGGCGCGACGCCCGGTTGTGCCAGCTGTACCTGGACGAGTCGAAGGCGGTCGTGGAGATCATCGGACGCCACGTCGTCACCGTCGACAACCGTGGCATGTACGACACCGCCGCTGGAGTCGACCTGTCCAACAGCGGGGTGTACGAGGAGGGGTGGGCCTGCCTGCTCCCCGTCGACCCCGACGCCTCGGCACGGACCATCCGCGACCGCATCCGCGACCTCACCGGCACCACCGTGGCGGTCATCATCTCCGACAGCCTCGGCAACCGATGGCGGGAAGGCTCCGAGGGCCAGGCGATCGGCCTGGCCGGGATCGCGGCCGTCGAGAAAGCGGCGCCCGATGCCATGGACCTGTACGGCAACCCGAGCTGGGGAGACCTCAACCGCGTAGACGAACTGGCCGGAGCCGCACACGCCCTCATGGGCCAGACCAACGAAGCGATCCCCGTGGTGCTGATACGTGGTGCCCCGTACACCATGGACGAGTTCGCCAGCATGCACGACCTTTTGGTGGAGGTGCCGCTGCCTGAAGTGGACGCCGACATCGAGCTCACCCGGCCGCCGAAAGGCTGACCGGAATGCAGTGACAGCCGGGCGGTTACCCATTCTTGCCCCGATCGACAAGATTCGGGCCTGTCAGGTCCCTTCTTTGAGAGCCCGCATCTTCACCCAGTCGATCGCGCACCGCGACCAGTCCAGCTCACCGCGGGAACAGAGCTCGTCCAACACGAGCCGGTGGAACTTGGCCCAGACCCGGGTCCGGGTCCACTCGGTGAAGCGCCGATGCGCGGTGGGCCCGGAGAGGCCGAACACCGGCAGGAGCCGGGCCCAGGTGCAACCGGACGTGGTCACGAAGATGATCGCGGCTGGCACCTGGTGGTCGCAGTGTCTGCGCCGCCCACCACCTTGAGGTCGGGTGGGTGCCTGGGGCACCACCCGCTGGAACAGTTTCCACAGCTCGTCGGGCACCAGCCGTTCCACCATCGACACAGGAGCAGGCTACCGAGAACCTAAATGAGATGGGCTCTTACGCCTGTCGATGCTCTTGCTGGTTGAGAGCAGCAAGCACCCGCGCCGGATTCTCGATTAGCCTGAACAGGCCGCTCGTCCGGCGCGCCCATCGCTCGGGATCCTCTCCCTCGGAGAACGCTGCGGCCGACGCGAACTGGTTCCGGAGGTTGACCGGCAGGCGGTCAGCCAGAACCGCGCCGAGCTTGCGGCCCAGCGCGGCTCGCGGCGAAGTAGGCCGCATAGATCGCCTCAGCCTGCCGGTTGCGGGGGTGAGGGCGTCAGAGGCACTCTTGAGGGGCGCGACGACCTCACACACCCAGTTGCCGTCCCAGGCATCGGGCAACGGGACCGCGACCTGCTGGACGCCAGCGATCGCTTCACGCCCCAGGGCGAGGGAGAGCCCGCCGGGGTCCTCGTGGTAATTGAGGTAGCGGGCGATGTCCACGCCTGGAGGGCAGACCTCGTCGAGGACGACGTCGCCGACGAAGTTGCTGGGGTCGATGAGCCAATCCTCCCGCACCACAACTGATGGCTTGAGGTACACCCGGTAGAGGTGGAACTGGCTGCCGTGGTCGGCTTGGTCGCGCATCCGCCTCAGCATGTTGTGGACCGCGGCCTCGTACGTGCCGACGTGGAGTGCCTTCGGCCGCTGGTCGCCGCCCATCATCATGCGGGTCTCGGGCGTGAGAACGGCTGCCGGGTCGAAGTCCCTCGTCGGCCAGTCCGGCTGCGTGCTGGTGTGGTACCAGGAGAACTGCGCGATATTGGAGTCGTCGAGCGCTGGGTCTTCAGGGTCGACAGTCACCCGGGGCGGGTCCTCGTGCTCGCAGGTCATGCCGCAGCCGGGGCAGGTCTCCTCCGCCTGCTCCCACCGGTCGATCCAGTCCGGATCGACGCGCCACCGATGATCGCAGTGCCCACAGAACATCCACCGCTCGCGTGAGAAGTCGACCCGTCGTTCCATGGCCTCATTCTCCCGTCGCGCAGGGCATGATCGCGAAGGTTGGACAAGACGGGGTACGACGTCTTCAGATCGGCATCGGACAGGTCGGTGGGATAGGTGGGTCGATCGGCCATCGCAGCTTCTCCGGAATGGAGGACTCCCCTGCCATTCTGCGCCGCCCTGACCCTTTTCAGACACCTTCTAGGACTCGCGAAAAGTTGGGCCTCGCCATGTTGATGAAGGCCGATTCTGTGCATCGATCTGCCTGTGTACTTGGTGCCAGCGCTTTTGCCGTGACCGAATTTGGACTTTCGACCCTGGCTTGGTGGTGAGATCTTCCTTGCCTTGTGGGGTTGGAGGGTGCCTTGGGTCTTGGAGTGGGCGCAGTCCGGTATTAACATCGTCACTCCACGTGAGGTTCTAGTGGGGTTGTAGGTGGACATGAAGACGCACGTCGTGGGTGGTGCGGGGGTTCTGTTCGCTTGTTTGGTAGCGGCCTGTTCTGCCTCTGGCGGTGGGGATCCGCCGGAACCTGAGACCCCGACACCTTCCCCGACTTTTGCCTCAGAAGAGCCTGAAGCTGCCGCGCTTGAGGCTTATGAGGCCATGTGGGGCGTGGTGATCGAAGCCTCTCATGAAGGTGACGCGGACCCTCCGGAGCTGAAGCTGTACTCCTCAGGTGAGGCTTTGGCCCTGATGCTAAGCACCTTGGAGGGTGCGGCCGAAGACCAGGCCGTGGTCACCGGGGAGCCGGTGCTTTCGCCTCAAGTGGTCGATGCCTCGGATGATGAAGTGACCCTTCTCGACTGTATGGACAGTTCCGACTGGATCGAGTCCGATGAAGGCGGCGAGCAGGAGGCTTCGCCTTCCGGAGGATTGAGAAAAGTGGATGCCCAAGTCGCCCATGATGGGCTCGTCTGGAAAGTAGTCGACCTGCGCATATGGGAGATCGGATCATGCTGAGGCGATCCGCTCCCGTTCTTGCTTTTCTCCTGTTCATTGCCGCTTCTGCTCCTGCCTGGGCAGATGACTTCATCGGCCGCGCAGAATGCGGAAGTGCTGGTGGTCCGGGCTGCGATGTGTCCGCCGAGTCCGGTGTAGGCGGCGGTTCTGGAGGTGGCGGCGGATCGAATGGTGAGTCGGGTACCGGTGGCGGTACCTCGGCCGGCGGTGAGGCATCGGCTGAACCCGCCTGTGGCCTTGATGGGCTCGTGGCCTGGTGCAGTGCCACCGTGGGCGGCGGTCCCGTCGGTGGAGAGGCCGTACCCCAGGTCGACTACGAGGCCCTCGCCTACGAGGCGCGGGCGTCCCTGAGTTTGGGTACCCCTGGAATCTCGATGTCCCCCAGTGAGGTTTTCTCAGCGAAGATCATTTCCACTGCCTGTTGAGGACAAGAGCCGCACGGGCGATGTCTCCGATCCGGCTCGGGCTAAGCGTGACGTACTTCAGCGTCCGCCAGCGCTCCTTGAGTTCGGCGGCGGTGCGCTCACCGAGCGCACGCACGTGCCGCAACAGCGCGTTATACATCCGTGTGTCCACGTGCAGAGCCCCTTCGCCCTGGCCCGTAGGGCGCTTGATGGGGGTGTGCACGCCGATACCGGCGCCTTGGTAGCCCTTGTCAGCCAGGGTGGGCAGGCCCTCGGCCGCTGCCTTGTACAGGGCGGGCAGGGCGTGGAGGCGGGCGGCGGTGATGTCGGGGGTGGATCCGGGCTCGACTGCGGAGACCCACAGCGGGGTGCCGTCCGGTGCGGATAGGAACTGGATGTTGCCGCCGAAGGCCTTGTGTTTTTGGCTGAACCACAGGTCGTTGCCGTTCTCGCGGACGCCCGCGAGGCGGTCGGAGGCGATCAGCGTGCCGTCCAAGACTACGCGCGCTATCCCTTCGTTGTGGCAATTGGCCAAGACTTCGTGCAGGTCGGGGGCCTGGCCGGCGAGGACGTCGATGCCTTCGTGTAGGTAGCGGTAGCTGGTGGCCTGGGAGATTCCGGCGTCACGGGCCAGGCAGTGCACACAGCCGCGCTCACGGAACCAGCGCAGCACCAGCACCGCTTGGCGGAACGGCCCGAGTGCCCGTGAGCCCTTCGGAGTGGCGATGCTTCGGCGGTGGGCGGCCAGGTGTCGGGCGAGGAACTCGACGATGTGGCGTGGGACGTCGAGGGTGGCAGAATAGGTGACCAACGTGAAGCCTCTGGTGGTTACGGACATGATCTTGTGGTGAGACCTGTCCTACCAGGGGCTTTACGTCTGCTCGCATCCAGGTGCCACTCGTCCGGCCCGGCGGGGATCCGAAAATCACCCTGCTCCGCAGAGATCATTTCGCTGAGAAAACCTCAGTGCCGCCCTGGTCGAGTGGATGATGGGCCTCCCCGCCGGGTGGGTCACCGACCCCGACCTCGGATTGCCGCGCACCGCCCAGCTCCACATCCTCGGTAACGGCGTGGTGCCGCAGCAGGCGGCCGTTGCCATGCGGCACCTCATTGCCGAGACCAATGCCGATTTCGGAGGAAGTGGATGAAATCGCTTCTGGTGCGGCAACGGACAGATGCTTCTCCTCATCAATCGGCATGCCGGAAATATTCCCCCTTTGCCGCGGCAACGAAGAAGGTTGCCGGTGGTACCGATGGGAGGTGGGGCTGTGTCGGCTGATTCGAGCGGATTCGATGATCAGACCGAAACGCCGACTGGCAAGGAAAGCGGAGTCGCGAATGGTGTGGGCGAAGGCAACGTGAAATATCCTGAAGCGGACCAACCCTTCAGCGCCTCACGGGGTCCCGGCTTGTCCGTGACCTTTGAGTTCTCACCCCTCGAAGACAGCGGGCTGCTGAGGGAGCAGGCATTGTCCATCAAGGAAGTCTTGGAATGGGTACTGCACAACAGGGGGCGGTCCCCCCGATCCCCCCGGAAGTCTTCACCAGCACCACCAGACGATTCCGCGCGGGGCTGAAGGGAGGTGCGCTCAGGGTGGCTTTCGCCGGTCGCACCTCCACCGATGACAAGCAGGACGCCACCCTGTCGATCCCTCGCCAGCTGGCCAACTCCCGCGCCAGCCTGCCCCCGCGCGGCATGATCGTCGCCCACTTCTACGACGTCGAGTCGGGCCGCATGGACCTGAAGGACCGGGGCCGTGGCAAGGCACACGAGGCAATGTCCATCCCGGTCCCCCGAGACGGGGGAATTCAAGACCTGCTCGAAGAAGCGGCCCGAGAAGATCGACGATTCGATGCGGTGATCTGTGAATCCATAGAGCGCCTTGCCCGGCGCTCCTACATCAGCAGCCAGATCGAACACCGCTTGGAACAACTCGGCGTCCTCCTGCTCGCTTCAGATGAGCCCATCATGGAGAACGGGAAGAAGGCCACCCAGATCCTGACGCGCAGAGTCAAGCAGGGGGTGGCCGAGTGGTATGTCCTCGAACTCCTGGAGAAGTCCTGGGGCGGGTTCGAAACCCACACAGAACAGGGCTTCAATGTCGGCTCGCCCCCGTATGGCTACATGCCTCTAAAAGTTCCTCATCCGGTTCCCGCCAAACGCGCCGAAGGGGCCACCAAGCACCGGCTCACCCCCGACCCGCTCCGAGGACCGACCGTCACCTGGATCTTCGAGCTCCGGGTGCACAGGAGGCTGGGGTATGAGGCCATCGCCGATGTGCTCAACCTCCAACCGGATCGCTTTCCTCCCCCGAGGCCTGTGGATCCCCGTCGTGCGGTGGGGAAGTGGACGGGCGGCTCGGTCCGCGGTGTGCTCACCAATCCGAAGTACTGCGGCTTCATGGTCTGGAACCGCCGGGGGACCAAGGCCGGTGGCCGTCTCAAGCCGCCGGAGGAGTGGGTGTGGTCCAGCCAGCCGACCCATGAGCCCCTGGTGTCCGTCGACACCTTTATTGCGGCGCAGAAGATCGCGGGCCATCGTGTCCGGTCCCGGCAGAGGAGCGGCATCAACCAAGCTCACCCCCAAGCGGCGCGCTCCTACCGACTTCGCTCCTATGTTCGATGTGCTCTATGCGGGCGTCGCATGTTCGGCAAGACTCGGAGGGAAGTCGGATACTTCGCTTGTCAACCCCCGAAGGGAAAGTGTGAAGCATCCCACCCCAAGAGTGTGTGGGTGCGCGAGGCCTACCTCATGGAAGCGGTTCTGGGCTTCTTCACAGACCGCGTGTTCAGTCCCGCACGCAGCCGAGCCCTGTTCGCGGCGATACCGGACGCGGATACCGCCGCCCTCCGCGAGCACGAACAGGCCGTCTCGTCTCTGGAGCGTCGGCAAGAGGAACTGAACGAGCGCCGGGACAGGCTTCTCGGGCAGTTGGAGTTCGTGGACGACCCGGCATCACGGTTGGCAGGGGACATCAGAGAACGGGCAGAGCGTCTCTACACTGAGAAGGAGGAGATCGACCGACAACTCAGGGAACTCCGCGAGCGACCCCCGGTCCGAGTGGCCCCCGAGATGTTGGACGCGATCCCCGTCCAAGCAGTGGAGTTGGACAAGGTGCCGGAAGAGGTACTGAGACGGCTGTTCGAAGCCTTCCGCCTGGAACTGACCTATGACAAGTGGGCCAACCACGTGCACATCAGGGTCACCCTCGCGGCGGAGAGCCTGGACGAGTCGGTCCGAGCGGCCCAACGGGTCGCCGACCCCGGAGAAGGATCAGAAATGAAGAGATGGGAACCCTCGAAGAGTGTTCCCATCTGCGAAGTGCCCCCTGGAGGGTGGGCGGGAGGTCACCGGTGGCGGAGACGACGGCGTACCGACCGGCGTCCACCAGGCGGGCGACACGCTCGGGACCGGAGCCGCCGCCCAAGCGCATCCTGAACCGGTCCATGAGTCCGGTGTGCACGGGCCGGTGCCGTTCCCACAGCGCACCCGTGCCCGCTTCGGGGAGGGGCCCGGGCGCGGGCGGCCGTTCGGCACCCGGCTCCGCCACCCGTGTCCGGAACAGCAGGGCGAGCCGCCGGACCCCGCGAAGGCGGAGCCGGTCCCCGTCGACGCGGACCGTCCCGCCTTCCGGGGTGACCCCGCAGGCCACCGAGTATCCGGCCGTCGCGCCCTCCGGACGGCCCGGAAAGGCCACGGTGAGCGACAATCGGCCGGGCCCGGTACCCGTCCGGACCAGCAGCGGCACGGGCGGGCTCCCGGGAAGCACCCCCAGGGAGAGCGTCCCCTCCAGCCCTGACGACCGGATGAGTTCGCAGACCACGGCGTCGTCGGCGCGGGAGACGAACACCCGATGGGAGGTGCCGTCCGGCAGCTCCTCGGTAACCACCCCCGTGTTCAGGTCACAGGACCTCGTGACCGGACCTGCCACCGGGCGGGAAGGGGTGAAGGCGACCCGTGCGGCCCCGACCAGGGGGTCGATCCAGTGGGTGCCCTCATACCCCTCTCCCTCCGCCAGCGCGGTGATCCGCTCGGCCGCGTCCCGGGCCCGCCCTCCGCTCAGGAGCGCCCGCAGTTCGGGCAGGATCGGGGCCGTGCGCGGTGCGGGCAGCGGATCCCGGGCCGGCAGGAAGAGGCGTTCGTGGGAGAGGGTGAGCCGGATCTGCTCCGGATCCGAGTGCACGAGCACCCCTTGGCGCCCGTTTCCGCTGATCAGCGCGTCCTCCCAGTCCTGGACGGGATGACGGGTGCGGACGGTTCGGTTCGGGGGGCTGTCGCCTGCTGGTTTCAAGGGGCATCCTTGGCGAGTCGTGTCGGTGGATTCGAGGGAGCGTGTGCCATGTCCGTCCTGTGGTTCGGCGGAGACCACAACCCCGAGCAGTGGCCCGAGGACGTGCGCGTCCAGGACACCGAGCTGATGCGCCGGGCCGGGGTGAACCTGGTGACGGTCGGGGTCTTCTCCTGGGCGCTGCTGGAGCCCCGCGAGGGGGAGTTCGACTTCGGTTGGCTGGACCGCGAACTGGACCGGCTCGACGAGGCCGGAGTGGGTGTCTGCCTGGCCACTCCGACAGCGTCCCCGCCGCCGTGGTTCGGGGCGGCCCACCCCGACGCCGTGCCGGTCACCGACCAAGGCGTACGCCTCACCCACGGCAGCCGGGACACCTACGACGTGACCGCGCCCGCCTACCGGGCGGCCTGTGAGCGGATCGTCCGCGCCCTCGCCGAGAGGTACTCCGCGCATCCGGCGCTGCGGCTGTGGCACGTGCACAACGAGTACGGCACCTGGTCGCACTCCGCCCACGCCGACCGTGCGTTCCGGCAGTGGCTCCGCAGGCGGCACGGGGACCTGGCGGCCCTGAACGAGGCCTGGACGACCGCGTTCTGGAGCCAGCACTACTCCGACTGGGAACACGTCCAGACCCCGCGCGCGACCCAGTACCTGGCCAACCCGGCCCACGTCCTGGACTTCCGGCGGTTCCTGTCCGACGCGATGCTCGACCACTACCTGGCGCAGCGCTCGGTGCTCAAGGCGGCGAGCCCGGCCGTGCCGGTCACCACCAACTGGGCCTTCGGCGACTGGGTCCCCGTCGACCCGTGGAAGTGGGCCGAACACGTGGATCTGGTGGCCGTGGACGACTACCCGTCCGCACCGGGTGCCGGGGCAGCGGCCCAGACCGCCTTCGCCGCCGACCTCGCCCGTTCCTACGCCGCGCGCGTGCCCGGCGGCGGCCGCCCCTGGCTGCTGGCGGAGCAGGCCGCGGGGGTCGTGTACACACCCGGGCGGACCGTCGCCAAGGCACCCGGGGAAATCATGCGGCACAGCCTGTCCCACGTGGCGCGGGGCTCCCGG
This DNA window, taken from Nocardiopsis exhalans, encodes the following:
- a CDS encoding SDR family NAD(P)-dependent oxidoreductase, with the protein product MNRRTVLRVVTGAAGQIGGSLTTHLRARGPVLAVDRRPAPGVVEVDVASEEFAMLLRERLTPMTGRVELFHTAAHLGPRIPIAHTSPAAFSALVHDNLTAAYVALRALVMVLEERDLKASAVVLSSVGATRAHRYQPAYDAAKAGVESLVRSFTLEHGARLCPRAVAVGPLAESASTAADGERADDLIALVPRGTYMHLAELVEALDAFASPAFDGACGHTLTLDGGLSSQLRPAAIERPPDRSAKTPAPSAANSE
- the cofE gene encoding coenzyme F420-0:L-glutamate ligase; translated protein: MSNWDMTLRALPGIPRITVGDDLGQIIVDAVNADGHRLHEGDVIVVAQKIVSKVEDRVVRLNTVTPTPRAERLAELTGRDARLCQLYLDESKAVVEIIGRHVVTVDNRGMYDTAAGVDLSNSGVYEEGWACLLPVDPDASARTIRDRIRDLTGTTVAVIISDSLGNRWREGSEGQAIGLAGIAAVEKAAPDAMDLYGNPSWGDLNRVDELAGAAHALMGQTNEAIPVVLIRGAPYTMDEFASMHDLLVEVPLPEVDADIELTRPPKG
- a CDS encoding transposase family protein, translating into MVTYSATLDVPRHIVEFLARHLAAHRRSIATPKGSRALGPFRQAVLVLRWFRERGCVHCLARDAGISQATSYRYLHEGIDVLAGQAPDLHEVLANCHNEGIARVVLDGTLIASDRLAGVRENGNDLWFSQKHKAFGGNIQFLSAPDGTPLWVSAVEPGSTPDITAARLHALPALYKAAAEGLPTLADKGYQGAGIGVHTPIKRPTGQGEGALHVDTRMYNALLRHVRALGERTAAELKERWRTLKYVTLSPSRIGDIARAALVLNRQWK
- a CDS encoding recombinase family protein, yielding MGTAQQGAVPPIPPEVFTSTTRRFRAGLKGGALRVAFAGRTSTDDKQDATLSIPRQLANSRASLPPRGMIVAHFYDVESGRMDLKDRGRGKAHEAMSIPVPRDGGIQDLLEEAAREDRRFDAVICESIERLARRSYISSQIEHRLEQLGVLLLASDEPIMENGKKATQILTRRVKQGVAEWYVLELLEKSWGGFETHTEQGFNVGSPPYGYMPLKVPHPVPAKRAEGATKHRLTPDPLRGPTVTWIFELRVHRRLGYEAIADVLNLQPDRFPPPRPVDPRRAVGKWTGGSVRGVLTNPKYCGFMVWNRRGTKAGGRLKPPEEWVWSSQPTHEPLVSVDTFIAAQKIAGHRVRSRQRSGINQAHPQAARSYRLRSYVRCALCGRRMFGKTRREVGYFACQPPKGKCEASHPKSVWVREAYLMEAVLGFFTDRVFSPARSRALFAAIPDADTAALREHEQAVSSLERRQEELNERRDRLLGQLEFVDDPASRLAGDIRERAERLYTEKEEIDRQLRELRERPPVRVAPEMLDAIPVQAVELDKVPEEVLRRLFEAFRLELTYDKWANHVHIRVTLAAESLDESVRAAQRVADPGEGSEMKRWEPSKSVPICEVPPGGWAGGHRWRRRRRTDRRPPGGRHARDRSRRPSAS